The region TGGGTTCAGGTAATCAACTAAACATAAACATTCTTTAAAGTGCTCGTTTGGATACTAATCAGTTGTGTTCCGATTGCAGAACATTCAAGGTTTCATGTGGGATGAAGAGAAGGTGAACAGTGAGCTAAAGACATACATGACCAAAGGGTTTAAAGATGTTAAGGAGATGTGCCAAACACACAACTGCGACCTCCGAATGGGAGCCTTTACCCTCGGAGTTAACCGCGTTGCTCGGGCTACCGTTCTTAGAGGTTGGGAAGCATAAGAATGCTTAGTGCTAATGCTGGTTTTGAAATAAACATGGAGGATACTATGGACCCCTCTGATTCTTGCCCACTATTGTGGTAAAACCTCATTCATATTGAGGAGCTTCAAATGAAGTTTTGTCATTTGTATTTGTTGCTTTAATGTTGAATTCTATCTTAGTAGCAATTTCGAAGGCAACAAAAAAACTAACACAGAAGGAATACGAATATATGAAGATCACGAAACAATCTAGCATGAACCCTATTCAATATGGATAGCAACCAAATTCAGATATTGCACATTGTGTAAACCAAAAAAATTCGAAATAAATACATCTCCAATGAACACAACAGTCACAAATAAAGCTTGGCATCAAATTCTCAAAGTTGTATCCCTTTGACATCCGAAAAGGATAGCGGATAAGGGCATTGATAATGTTACAAAATGTTATTGCTCTAAAACCTACCTCTACCTCTAAATCCACCGCCACGACCACCACCCCTAGGACCACCTCTGCCACCTCTTGGAGCACCCCTTCCACGAAATCCACCACCTCCACGACCGCCTCCTCTACCACCACCTCTGCCTCCTCCACGACCACCTCTTCCACCACCTTGTGCCTGTCCCCTACAACATTACATAATAGGGGAAGTTCAAattaaagaaacagaatgaaTGATAACTCCTAAGTagattaaaatgataaatgattTCAATACCTAATGCCAAACATTAGGGAAGAAAAAATATGCTAAACATAGAGGGAAAATAAACATGAATTCTAGACAAACAAAGTATGCAAGTGCAAGCTTAAGCAGACTAACAATGACAAATCAAACTCGGGGACACCATCATTAATTCTATGATTCAAATAAGAACAGTTTCGGGGCTGAGTATAAGAATAGCAAACATACTTTGGTTGTGGAAGAAATCTTGCAAGAGGCAAAAGCTTGCTCGGAtcaatataaaacttatcacccGGAGCATACGAAGTTGCCACAATACCTTCCAACATTTTGATTGAAAAATACTGCAACAAGaagaaaattaaacaaacaaaCTCAGTCGAAGTCCCAACTTTTTAGTAGATACAAATTTAAACTAGCAACGGAACTCACGGATTCGTTGATGGGACCAAAGATTTCATCAACTTTCCCGATTTGGGTCTTGTTCTGTAGATAAATATTAGCATTAAAGTAAGGTATTTTCTCATTGGTAAGCTTTGTCACTGCATCACCTTCACATGCATGAACAAAGGCAGAGACCTCTGCATTAATAACAaaatgagaaaatcaagttaaGTTCTTTGATAAGGTAAATTGAGAATATCCATAATAGAAAACGAGTTCTTTTAGCTTTTAATTTGCATCAAATtcggtttttttattatttataattaacctTCATTTCCTCagcacccaacaagaagaaacaGACATAttgcaaagaaaaataatataaacaatcatgaataaaaaaacaaaatgtttCTACTCACTCCTCATCACATCAAAATGTTCTCTTTTTATACTTTTCTCACTTTCTTAGCATCCAAACAAGAAAGCAAAACAGAGgtaataatttctttaaaaaaaaaaactaacccaCAACTTCAGCAGGAGGTCCTTCATCACGGAACCCACCGCCACCACGTCCTCCACCACGACCAAAGCCTCCTCGGCCACCTCCTCTCCCTCGACCACCGTCCCTTCCGCCCCTAAAACCTCCGCCGCCTCTCGGTGGtcgcattttttttctttcgctTGTCTGAGCTGAGGATTCCAAGGGTTTTTCTCAAAGGGTTTATAGTTGAAGAAAAGAAGTAGGGTTTTGAAGTTCTGTTTGGAGACTAAATTACTATAATATCCATCttcattttttaattctaaattttaatgGGCCATAAGGCCCGGTAGGCTAAAAGCCTTCTTCTCATTTGGACAgacaaaataattttacatttgttaaaaGCATAATATTTaggataattatttatttaataaataaacggtaaaaaaattcaaaaacgaaATTAAGACACCGcaaaatatcaatatatatattatttttcaaatattatgaaattaaaatttttagatttatatattaaataactaTCTAGTTATgtctataatattatatatttcacTTTGCGCATTtttatatcttattaaatcatttagtttttaaaatttaatccgcttttttattaaaaaaacaaatcctcttaaaattattttaaatgatttactATTATTGATTCATTGTTAATGCatcaaaatataaattcatatatttatattttaatttattaatgattAATATTGTGTAGTGTTCAAGTTTTTTATATTATGTCcaatattatcaatttttttatttttcacataaattttaaattgatatatccaattatatttatttaatggttatttttatattatataattaaaatttaatttaattaaaattaaattaattttaaatagaaaataaaataaaatatctttaaaaaaggAGAATATATTTGTGTGTCGTGTATTCATATATTTCTTAAACCCCACTCCGGCAATCACCTATGGCTCTTGGGTTTTTGGCGGCTACCCCTTCTTCGCGGCCCACGCCTTTAAATATGTTTCTTCGTTGCTAgggttaattttctttttctccttcctcACTTTATCATAGTTCTCATTTCCTCTCCAAATCTACGCCCTTTGATCTTTGATCATGGCCACCTCTGATCGTATCCTTGCTAACTTTACTCCTCTGGGTATGctttggttttcttttttggTAGATTTGTggataaaaaaatctttttttggGTTTCTGATTTCTTAGTTCTTGATGTTTTTCAGTTGGCTTGAGGTGTTAACTCattcatatttgtttttttttttgggggggggaggGGTAGGGGCGGGGGATTGTCTTTATTGGGTTTTCTGAGGTTCATTCAGAAGTTTTTTTTACATTACTGGTTTTTGCAAATTTAGTTTTTATGGATCTGGGTCTGATGGGTTTTTTAAGTtcatgaatttgaattttttttc is a window of Gossypium hirsutum isolate 1008001.06 chromosome D08, Gossypium_hirsutum_v2.1, whole genome shotgun sequence DNA encoding:
- the LOC107898138 gene encoding putative H/ACA ribonucleoprotein complex subunit 1-like protein 1, with the protein product MRPPRGGGGFRGGRDGGRGRGGGRGGFGRGGGRGGGGFRDEGPPAEVVEVSAFVHACEGDAVTKLTNEKIPYFNANIYLQNKTQIGKVDEIFGPINESYFSIKMLEGIVATSYAPGDKFYIDPSKLLPLARFLPQPKGQAQGGGRGGRGGGRGGGRGGGRGGGGFRGRGAPRGGRGGPRGGGRGGGFRGRGRF